A single window of Nicotiana tomentosiformis chromosome 1, ASM39032v3, whole genome shotgun sequence DNA harbors:
- the LOC104115418 gene encoding uncharacterized protein produces MNSDEVTVHASIFNSVFCARQTLPANTERNSKETINAVSLRSGHLLEDSRVKQKDGLIEGLVEIVEEQKNSNFQEGEVMVDNGLRKKGKTRAQKKKKYENSMNEETEESKYMSSLPFPQKQRRENLDKQFRHFLDVLKQVHVNLPFTEVLSQMPANAKFLKKIFSNKQKVEETSVVKLTEHCNAILQNKLPQKCEDPKSFTIPCSLGSTKSEKSLCDMCASINLMPLSIFRKLEEEIGEIRSIPVSLQLADRTTIIPEGIVEDILVQVDKFVFSVDFIVVNMEENREIPLTLGRPCLTTSRVILDTQERQLMLIVGEERVVFKI; encoded by the exons ATGAACAGTGACGAAGTCACTGTTCACG cgagcatatttaattctgtgttttgcgctcgtcaaactCTTCCTGCTAATACTGAGAGAAATTCAAAAGAGACAATAAACGCAGTGTCTTTGAGGAGTGGGCACCTATTGGAGGATTCCAGGGTAAAACAAAAGGATGGGTTGATTGAAGGACTTGTAGAGATTGTGGAGGAACAGAAAAATAGCAACTTTCAAGAAGGTGAAGTGATGGTAGATAATGGTCTGAGGAAGAAAGGGAAGACTAGAgctcaaaagaagaagaaatatgagAATTCAATGAATGAGGAGACCGAGGAAAGCAAATACATGTCTTCTCTACCTTTCCCTCAGAAGCAGAGAAGAGAGAATCTAGACAAACAATTTAGGCATTTTCTAGACGTGCTCAAGCAGGTGCATGTTAATCTACCATTCACAGAGGTGCTTTCACAGATGCCAGCAAATGCTAAGTTCCTGAAGAAGATATTTTCCAACAAGCAAAAAGTGGAAGAGACATCGgttgtcaagctcacagagcattgcaatgCTATTTTGCAAAATAAGCTCCCTCAAAAGTGTGAAGATCCaaagagttttactataccttgctctttaggaagtACTAAGTCTGAAAAATCTTTGTGTGATATGTGTGCTTCTATTAATcttatgcctttgtctattttcaGGAAATTGGAGGAAGAGATTGGAGAAATCAGGTCAATACCTGTGTCTTTACAGCTGGCAGATCGGACTACAATCATCCCTGAAGGAATAGTGGAAGATATACTAGTTCAGGTGGATAAATTTGTGTTCTCTGTGGACTTCATCGTGGTGAATATGGAAGAGAATAGGGAGATCCCTCTTACTCTAGGGAGACCCTGTTTGACTACTAGCAGAGTGATTTTGGACACTCAAGAAAGGCAGCTCATGCTCATAGTGGGGGAAGAAAGGGTGGTCTTCAAGATATAA